The Pseudomonadales bacterium genome includes a region encoding these proteins:
- a CDS encoding NUDIX domain-containing protein: protein MVDRIHVVAGIIFSDDEQQVLLSKRHKDAHQGGLWEFPGGKVEPAESESQALARELREELNLVFANATPFHRLNFDYPDKSVELSFWSV from the coding sequence ATCGAATTCATGTCGTCGCGGGTATCATTTTTAGTGACGATGAGCAGCAGGTGTTGTTGTCGAAGCGACATAAAGATGCACATCAGGGCGGCTTATGGGAGTTCCCGGGCGGCAAAGTAGAGCCAGCAGAATCAGAATCTCAAGCCTTGGCGCGCGAGCTTCGCGAAGAGTTGAATCTTGTTTTTGCAAACGCCACGCCGTTTCATCGCCTGAATTTTGATTATCCTGATAAGTCTGTTGAGCTGAGTTTTTGGTCAGTCTA